The sequence CGGGCATGGGCACCCTCTCGTGGGGGCTGACCTCCGCGCCGATCGGCTACCGCCAGGAATTCGCCACCGCCGAGGAAGCGCGGGAGGCGGATCCCGACACCCTCGCTATTGACGGCCTGGAGGGCAAGCCGGTGGCCGTCGTCGTCGGAAGCGCCTCGCCCTTCGCCGGCTTCGAACCGGACGTCGTCTCCTTCCTGCAGGCAGCCGGGGCGGACGCCGAGCTGCTGCATCTGAAGGAACACGGCATCGAGGGCAACGGCCACGGCCTGATCTTCGAATCCAACTCCGACGAGACGGTCAAGCCCGTCATCGCGTGGATCGAGGCGCGCTGCCAGGCGGGGTAACGCGAGCGCCCACATAGAATGAGCGGGTGACATTTACCCGGGGGACGGCATGAGTTCGCGGCTGCATAGCCTGGTCATCGAGACGCTCGGCCGGCGCATCGTCTCCGGGGAGCTCGCTCCGGGCGCCACCATGTTCTCGGAACGGCTGGAAGAGGAGCTCGGCGTCTCCCGCTCCGTGGCCCGCGAGGCGGTGCGGGTGCTGCAGTCGCTCGGGCTGGTGGAGACGGTCAAGCGCGTGGGCATCCGCGTGCTGCCGCGGGAACGCTGGAATGTCTTCGACCCGTCGGTGATCCGCTGGCGGCTGGCCGACGCGGGCAAGGGCGCGCAGCTGCGGTCGCTGACCGAGCTGCGCGCCGCCGTCGAACCCGCGGCCGCGGAGCTGGCGGCGCAGCACTCCCCCGAGGACATCGCGGCGGAACTGCTCGCGGTGGCCGCCCGGATGCGGAAGCTGGGCCGGGCCGGAGACCTGCAGGGATTCCTTGAGCTGGACATCCATTTCCACGCACTGGTCCTCGCCGCCTCCGGCAACGAGATGTTCACGCAGATGGAGTCGATGATCGCCGAGGTGCTGCGCGGCCGCACTGACTACGGCCTGATGCCTACCCATCCGCACGAGGAGGCGCTGCAGCTGCACGTCGACGTCGCCAACGCCATCCAGAGCGGGCAGCCCGAGGCGGCCCGCGAGGCGATGGACAAGATCATGCGGCGGACCGTGGCCGAGGTCGAGAGCGTCTGGCGGGACGAGCCGCGCGTCTTCGGCTGAAGCTGCCACGTCCAGGCATCAAACCCCGCGGAGAGCGGTGCCAGCCGGGGAAGTTTGAGGCAGACTGGTCGCGTGAGCGGAATCCCGTGGGTGCTGCACGTCGACCTCGACCAGTTCATCGCGGCGGTCGAGGTGCTCCGGCGGCCGGAACTTGCGGGCAGGCCGATCATTGTCGGCGGGCGGGGCGACCCCACGGAACGGGCCGTGGTGTCGACCGCATCCTACGAGGCCAGGGCGTTCGGCGTGGGCTCCGGAATGCCCCTGCGCATCGCGGCCCGGAAAGTCCCCGACGCCGTCATCCTGCCCGTCGACCACGAGGCCTACCTCGCGGCGTCCGAAACGGTGATGGCCACCCTGCGCGAACAGCCCCGAGCCACCGTGCAGGTGCTGGGCTGGGACGAAGCCTTCGTCGGGACCGAGACGGAGAACCCGGAGGCCTACGCCCGGCAAATACAGTCCTCCGTCCTGGAGCGGACGCGGCTGCACTGCAGCGTGGGCATCGGCGACACCCTTGTCCGGGCCAAGGTCGCCACCGGATTCGGCAAGCCGGCCGGCGTCTTCCGCCTCACCGCCGCGAACTGGCTCGACGTCATGGGCAGCCGTCCCACCAAGGACCTGTGGGGCGTCGGCACCAAGGTGTCGGGCCGGCTTGCCAAACTCGGCATCAACACCGTCGCCGAGCTCGCCGCGGCCGACCCCCAGGACCTGGTCCCGGAGTTCGGCCCCCGGATGGGCCCCTGGTACGCGGAGCTCGGACGCGGGGACGGCGCCAGCGTCGTAGACGACACCCCGTGGGTTGCCCGCGGGCATAGCCGGGAAACCACCTTCCAGCGCGACCTGACCGAGCCCGCCCAGGTGGACGACGCCGTGAGGGAGCTTGCCAAGCATGTCCTGGAGGATGTTGCGGCCGAAGGACGGCCCGTCGTCGGGCTGACCCTGAAGGTCCGGTACGCGCCGTTCTTCACCAAGACCCACGCGAAGAAGATTCCAGAGACGTTCGATCGGAACGAAGTCCTCGCGCGGGCCCTGGACCTGGCAACCGCGATCGAAGCAGGCCGTCCCATCCGGCTCCTGGGCCTGCGGGCCGAAATGGCCATGCCCGACGATGCCCGCAAGGGGCACACACCGACGCGCGGCGGCTGGTGACACCGCCGCGCCGGATCGTACGTGCCCCGCTACTCGGTTTCCGCCTACTAGTCCGCGTCGCCGAAGCGCAGCAGCACCTTGCCGCTGCTGGCCGAGTCGCGCGCCGTCCCGAAGGCCGCGAGCGCATCCTCCGCGCCGTACTCGTGCGTGATCACCGGGTCCGCCTGCAGGCTGCCCTCGGCCAGCGCCGCGATCACGTCGTCGATCTCGTCGTTGAACCGGAAGGAGCCGACCAGCTCCAGCTCGCGGGTGATGGCGAGCGAGATCAGGGCGGGCTGTTCGCCGGAGGGCAGCAGGCCGACCATGACCACGCGCCCGCCGCGGGTCGCGCCGCGGACGGCGGAGGCCAGGCCGTGGTGGTTGCCGGAGGACTCGAAGCAGACATCGGCGTCGACGGCGGCAATCGCCTCCGCGTCCGTGGCGTGCAGCGTTCGGGTGGCGCCGACCTCGCGGGCGATCTCCAGCGGCTTGTCGTGCATGTCGACGGCGATGATCTCCGCCGCGCCGGCCCTCCGCAGCACGGCGACGATGAGGGCGCCGATCGGCCCGGCACCGATCACCAGGACGCGCTTGCCCTTGACCTCGCCGGCCCGCGAGACGGCATGCCAGGCGACGCTGGCCGGCTCCACCAGGGCGGCCCGGCGCAGCGGCAGCCCGGCCGGCAGCTCGCGCAGCATCCGCGCGGGCAGGTTGATGTAGCGGGCGAACGCCCCCTCGGTGTGCGGGAAACGCGCGGCGCTGCCCAGGTAGGTGCAGCCCGGGGACAGGTTGGGCCGGTCCTCCGGGTAGCGCGTGCCGTCGCCGGGTCCCGGGGTCGCCGGGTGGACCGCGACGGCGGTGCCCGCCTGGGGCCCGCTTCCGTCAGCAGCCGCCGCGGCAACCCGTCCGACGACCTCGTGGCCCAGCAGCATCGGCGCCTTGAGGATGGACTCCCCCGCCGCGCCGTGCTGCCAGTAGTGCAGGTCGGAGCCGCAGATCCCGCCGTAGACGACCTCGACGACGGCCTCGTCCGGCTTCGGTTCGGGCCGTTCGAAGGGCTCGACGCGGAGGTCGCCGGCGCTGTGTGCGACGACGCCCAGGGCCCGGGTGGGAAGTTCAGTCATCTCGGACGCTCCTTGTGGTTCTGCTGGGTCAGACAACGGTGGTCATGCCGCCGTCGATAAAGACGACCTGCCCGTTGACGAAGTTGGCGGCATCGGAGGCCAGCCACAGGGCCGGGCCGATGATGTCCTCGACCGTGCCCCAGCGGTGGGCCGGCGTGCGGCCGAGGATCCAGTTGTTGAACGCCTCGTCGTCGACCAGGTTCTGCGTCATCTCGGTGTGGATGTACCCGGGCGCGATCGCGTTGATCTGCAGGCCGGAGGCGGCCCACTCGGCTGTCATGGCCCGGGTCAGGTTCCGGATGCCGCCCTTGGACGCGGTGTACGGGGCGATGGTCGGCCGCGCCAGGTCCGTCTGCACAGAGGCGATGTTGATGATCTTGCCCTCGCCGCGCGGAATCATGTGCCGGGCCGCCTCGCGCCCGACCAGGAAGGCGCTGGTCAGGTTGGTCCGCAGCACCCGGTCCCAGTCCGCCACGTCCAGGTCCAGCATCGGCACGCGGTGCTGGACTCCCGCGTTGTTGACGAGGATCCGCAGCGGTCCGACTTCGCGCTCGACCCAGGCAACGCCGTCGGCCGTGGCCTCCGCGTCGGTGACGTCGAAGGCCTTGGCAAAGATCCGCTCCCCGCCGAACTCCGCCGCCAGCTTCGCGCGGGCGCCCTCCAGCCGGGCCGGGTCCAGCCCGTTGAGTACCACCGTGGCGCCGGCGG is a genomic window of Arthrobacter sp. Marseille-P9274 containing:
- a CDS encoding FadR/GntR family transcriptional regulator, with protein sequence MSSRLHSLVIETLGRRIVSGELAPGATMFSERLEEELGVSRSVAREAVRVLQSLGLVETVKRVGIRVLPRERWNVFDPSVIRWRLADAGKGAQLRSLTELRAAVEPAAAELAAQHSPEDIAAELLAVAARMRKLGRAGDLQGFLELDIHFHALVLAASGNEMFTQMESMIAEVLRGRTDYGLMPTHPHEEALQLHVDVANAIQSGQPEAAREAMDKIMRRTVAEVESVWRDEPRVFG
- a CDS encoding DNA polymerase IV yields the protein MLHVDLDQFIAAVEVLRRPELAGRPIIVGGRGDPTERAVVSTASYEARAFGVGSGMPLRIAARKVPDAVILPVDHEAYLAASETVMATLREQPRATVQVLGWDEAFVGTETENPEAYARQIQSSVLERTRLHCSVGIGDTLVRAKVATGFGKPAGVFRLTAANWLDVMGSRPTKDLWGVGTKVSGRLAKLGINTVAELAAADPQDLVPEFGPRMGPWYAELGRGDGASVVDDTPWVARGHSRETTFQRDLTEPAQVDDAVRELAKHVLEDVAAEGRPVVGLTLKVRYAPFFTKTHAKKIPETFDRNEVLARALDLATAIEAGRPIRLLGLRAEMAMPDDARKGHTPTRGGW
- a CDS encoding L-idonate 5-dehydrogenase, whose translation is MTELPTRALGVVAHSAGDLRVEPFERPEPKPDEAVVEVVYGGICGSDLHYWQHGAAGESILKAPMLLGHEVVGRVAAAAADGSGPQAGTAVAVHPATPGPGDGTRYPEDRPNLSPGCTYLGSAARFPHTEGAFARYINLPARMLRELPAGLPLRRAALVEPASVAWHAVSRAGEVKGKRVLVIGAGPIGALIVAVLRRAGAAEIIAVDMHDKPLEIAREVGATRTLHATDAEAIAAVDADVCFESSGNHHGLASAVRGATRGGRVVMVGLLPSGEQPALISLAITRELELVGSFRFNDEIDDVIAALAEGSLQADPVITHEYGAEDALAAFGTARDSASSGKVLLRFGDAD
- a CDS encoding SDR family oxidoreductase; the protein is MPVNMFDISGRVALVTGSSRGIGNAIARGLAAAGATVVLNGLDPARLEGARAKLAAEFGGERIFAKAFDVTDAEATADGVAWVEREVGPLRILVNNAGVQHRVPMLDLDVADWDRVLRTNLTSAFLVGREAARHMIPRGEGKIINIASVQTDLARPTIAPYTASKGGIRNLTRAMTAEWAASGLQINAIAPGYIHTEMTQNLVDDEAFNNWILGRTPAHRWGTVEDIIGPALWLASDAANFVNGQVVFIDGGMTTVV